The uncultured Bacteroides sp. DNA segment GGCAAATTTACCGGATCCACATAATCTTTACCATCATATAAATATCCATTTATAGTGAGTTCATTGCGATATTCAGCATAATCAGCAGCGCTCAATACATCAATCTTCTTCACAGGACTGGATACACTAAAGTTTGAACTAAACTGGACTTTGGCTTTCCCCTCAGCTCCTGATTTAGTCGTGATTATAACCACACCATTAGCAGCACGAGAACCGTAAATAGCAGTAGCCGAAGCATCCTTTAAGACCTCAATAGACTGTATGTCTTGTGGACTAATTAGACTTAACGGATTGTTTTTCTGCTTAGTGCCATAGTCTGTCGAAGGAGCATCTCCTGTAGAAAATGGCATACCATCCACAATATACAATGGTTCTGTATTTGTTGTAAACGAGTTGGCTCCACGAATTTGAATAGTAATACCCGCTCCTGGAGCACCATCTGCTTGTGCAACCATCACACCAGCCAATTTACCTTGCAATCCTTGATTAATACTAGTAGGATTTGTCCTCAACAAATCCTCGCTTTTCAAAGAAGATACAGCCCCTGTGAGATCCCTTTTTTTCACACTTCCATAGCCAATTACCACCGTCTCGTCCAGTAACTGACTGTTTTCGACCAACACAATATTAATTGAGCCTCTACCGTGTATAGACACTTCTTGCGTCTTGTAACCAATAAAGGAATAAATTAACGTACCATTCTTTGAAGCATTAACTGAATATCGTCCATCAACATCTGTTGTAGTACCAATATTCACATTTTTAACTCGAACCGTAACGCCAATAATGGGTTCTCCTTGTTGATCTACAACAGTCCCTACTACCTTACCAGTAGTTTGAAGCACTTCTGCGTTTTCCGCCATCAGACTAATTGGAATTATCATCAGCACCACTAAAAGTGCCCACATAATTCCAAACATAGATTTACACCATCTTTTCATAGATTTTTTTGAATTAATTAAGTAAAAAAGAAGTTTTTTTCAATAGGAAAATATCACTCAATATTACATTATACAATCACTATATTCCACGAATTGTAGGATTAACAAACAACTCATCCATAAACAACTGTTGTGCTAATTCAAATGATATTTTAATATATCTCGCTTGTTTGTTGATATCATTAAATAATATTCCATCAATCCAAGCGTCGTGGTTGTTATTCGGAAAATAAGGAGCATCTTTAACAGAAACTAGCTTAAAAGATTTGCCATCATTAGAGATCGACAAAGACACTTTATCAGGTATGCCTATACTCTCCATGTTATAATTCAGCATGCGAAGCATGACCTTAGATATCTGAGTTCTATTTTGCAAATCAACAACCAATTCATGAGAGCCTTTTCCAAACTTTACCCACCGAGTATCTTTACTATTCTCTTCTGCAACTTTACCATCCAACAATGCTTGAAGGTTTGCTTCACCTTTCATCATACCAGAAGTAGCTATATTAGACAACCTTCCCAATAATGAAGCTTCAAATAATTTCCAATATTCGCTACCATTCTTCCAATTCATATAATCTGTATAAACTCTATTTGACCATATCGGTTGTCCTAACTGATAAATGGATTTAGGCTTTTCAATAATCCCACAAAGCATGAAAGAGATAATATTATCGACAGGTGCAGCAGAAGCGGCAACTTGCTGGGATAACAAACGAGGATAAGCCGCTGGTATTAAAGCAGAACTACGATCATTAGTGGCCTTATCCCACGTGAATGTTTCACAATTTGCCCATAATTCAATATTCAACTTATTATGAATAGCACGCAACCTCTTCCAATTCACCTTCAAATTGGGAAGAGGAAATTGTTCACGCACGCAACCCACTTCATCTTGATAAGCTATGATATCCACTTTCAATTTTGCCAATTGCTTTTCGTAATTAGGGTTATTAAAATCAGATTGTGAAATCCCATAAGGAGAAATTAAAATTCTCTTTCCTGGAGTTAACGCACGAGCTTTATCGGCTAATTCATTAACAGAAGAAATAGCGTGATCTGCAAAGATCGGACATAAACAATCTTCAACTGGTAAATACCAACCATGAAAAGCTTTACAATTGCCATAAATGGAAGCCAATTCCTCCATAATTTCCAATTGACGATGCTTAATTTCAGGCGAGCGCAAATCATCGTCTTGATCCTTTGCCCAGCCCGTACTCATAAAAACTTCCATTCCTAATTTACCTGCCTCATCTATTATTACATCTACAGGACTTGTCTGATTTTGGGGATAGGCCCATGGCATTATTTTAGAAGGATAGTACGATTTACCCTCATTAGCAACTGCCATGAACACCAAATATTCGACCCCTATTTCAGACAATTCTTTAACTTTTTCTCGCCACATTTCGGGGTCTGCATTATCAAAAGATTTAGGATTAGTGTATTTGTTACGTACATCTTGATAAATCAAGTTAATCCAAGTTCCATTGATCGGTTTTACGACAACAGTAGATACAGTATCAATATTTGATATCATTTTATTAGCTAATATTGGATTCATAGCATATGCAGTAAGATTCGAAAAGAATAATACCATCTCCAACAAGCATAATGTAATTGTATATAAGTGCTTTTTCATCTTGTATACGTTTTATTAGTTACAAAAATCAATTACCTCCAGATATAATTATCAGAAGCAAGCCGGAAATAAAGAGAATCATCATCGCCGTAAGCAATCTATTTATAGATTTTGAAGCCCCCTTGAATTCTTTCCAGATTAACAAACCCCACAAAGCAGCCACCATAGTAGCTCCTTGGCCTAATGCATAAGAAATAGCGGCTCCAGCTTTTCCTGCAGCAATATAACTACACGCACTACCCAGTCCCCAGATCATTCCACCCATAACACCAACTAAATGAGTCCTAAAGTCTCCTTTAAAGTATTGGATATATGCTACAGGTTCACCAACAAAAGGCTTCTTCATCACTAGTGTATTAAACAAAAAATTACTAGCAAAAATACCTAAAGCAAAAACGAAAAGTGCTGAATATGGAGTCATCATGCCTGCAGCCGGTGCTTCCAAATGTTCCAAGTCCATAGCAATCGCCACAAAATGATAAAAGAACGCCATCAAAACACCTGCACAAATAGCAATTACACAGCCTTTCTTCCGACTATTTTGATCAGATGCTACTTTTGATACCTTACCAGAAGCTATAGCATTCAAAACAATGGCTAATGCAATCAGGAATACTCCTAGAAATAAGATTGTTGCATCACCTTTTGGAGCACTGAAATAATTTATAAATACTCCCAATACCAACGCCAGCCCCACTCCCATGGGAAAAGCCACAGACATACCAGCCAGTGATATTGAAGAT contains these protein-coding regions:
- a CDS encoding GRP family sugar transporter; its protein translation is MFIVENYGLAVALCWVTMLCWGSWGNTQKLAAKTWRYELFYWDYVIGILFCSLICGLTLGSIGESGRGFIQDLSQVSSSNLWSVLLGGTIFNASNILLSSSISLAGMSVAFPMGVGLALVLGVFINYFSAPKGDATILFLGVFLIALAIVLNAIASGKVSKVASDQNSRKKGCVIAICAGVLMAFFYHFVAIAMDLEHLEAPAAGMMTPYSALFVFALGIFASNFLFNTLVMKKPFVGEPVAYIQYFKGDFRTHLVGVMGGMIWGLGSACSYIAAGKAGAAISYALGQGATMVAALWGLLIWKEFKGASKSINRLLTAMMILFISGLLLIIISGGN
- a CDS encoding DUF4434 domain-containing protein, with the protein product MNPILANKMISNIDTVSTVVVKPINGTWINLIYQDVRNKYTNPKSFDNADPEMWREKVKELSEIGVEYLVFMAVANEGKSYYPSKIMPWAYPQNQTSPVDVIIDEAGKLGMEVFMSTGWAKDQDDDLRSPEIKHRQLEIMEELASIYGNCKAFHGWYLPVEDCLCPIFADHAISSVNELADKARALTPGKRILISPYGISQSDFNNPNYEKQLAKLKVDIIAYQDEVGCVREQFPLPNLKVNWKRLRAIHNKLNIELWANCETFTWDKATNDRSSALIPAAYPRLLSQQVAASAAPVDNIISFMLCGIIEKPKSIYQLGQPIWSNRVYTDYMNWKNGSEYWKLFEASLLGRLSNIATSGMMKGEANLQALLDGKVAEENSKDTRWVKFGKGSHELVVDLQNRTQISKVMLRMLNYNMESIGIPDKVSLSISNDGKSFKLVSVKDAPYFPNNNHDAWIDGILFNDINKQARYIKISFELAQQLFMDELFVNPTIRGI